From the genome of Streptomyces sp. NBC_01304:
GCTGGCCAAGGAGCGCCGCGAACTGCTCGCGCTGCACGAGGACCTGGGCCGGATCGCCCGCGCCCAATACCGCACCGGCGGCGATGTCTCGTACACCGCGCAACTCCTCATGGCGGACGACCCGGACGACCTGATGCGAGGTCAGCGCGCGGCCTGGCAGGCCGATCTGGCCCTGAACAACACGATCACCAAGACCCAGCGGGCCGCCCAGGCGCTCGACAGCGACGAACAGCGGGCGACCGCCGCCTGGCATGCGCTCGATCAGCGCAAGAAGCAGCTGGCCGGGTTGAAGCGGGGCATCGAGCAGAAGCTGGACGAGGCCCGGTGGACGCTGGAGGGGGAGGCCGAGCGGCAGGTCACCGCGGGGAAGTGCCGGGGTGCCGTACGCCTCGAGGAGACCGGACGGCGGCCGCGTGGGCCGTGGGTCGCGCCGGTGGAGCCCGGGGAGTACGAACTCTCCGCCGGCTTCGGCGGATCCGGCGAGCGCTGGGCCAACCGGCACACCGGGCAGGACTTCGCGGTCGGCATCGGGGCGCCGGTGCGGGCGGTGGGAGCCGGGCGGGTGGTGCGGGTGACCTGCGGGCAGGGGTTCGGGATCGAGATCGTGGTCAAGCACGCGGGCGGCAAGGAGAGGGGCGTCGGCAAGGAGGCGGACGTCTACTACTCGCAGTACGCGCACCTCGCGGCCGTGACCGTCGACCAGGGGGACAAGGTGCGCCCCGGGCAGTGGCTCGGGCAGGCGGGGACGACCGGGAATTCGACGGGGCCGCATCTGCATTTCGAGATGCGGCTCACGCCGGATTTGGGGTCTGGGGTCGATCCGAAGAAGTGGCTGGCCGAGCGGGGTGTGAAGCTCTAGCTCCGGCCCTGGCCGCTGCTGCGGCGGCGTCAACCTTCGAGGCCGGCCAGGATCTGCTCGATCACCACCGCGACCCCGTCCTCGTTGTTCGCCACGGTCCGGCCCGATGCCGCCGCGATCACGTCCGGGTGGGCGTTGCCCATCGCGTACGAAGTCCCCGCCCAGGTCAGCATTTCGACGTCGTTCGGCATGTCGCCGAAGGCCACCACCTCGGCAGGCGTGATGCCGCGTTCCGCGCAGCACAGGGCCAGGGTGCTCGCCTTGGAGACGCCCGGGCCGGCGATCTCCAGGAGTGCGGTGGGACTGGAGCGGGTGACCGAGGCGTGGTCGCCGATGGCGGTCCGGGCCA
Proteins encoded in this window:
- a CDS encoding murein hydrolase activator EnvC family protein; translation: MRRAPRHTLLTLVPVLCAVLAVGGLGAPPVAASDGPGTSAKVARLYEDAAAATQRYEAGRRAAARQHARARKLERLLAKERRELLALHEDLGRIARAQYRTGGDVSYTAQLLMADDPDDLMRGQRAAWQADLALNNTITKTQRAAQALDSDEQRATAAWHALDQRKKQLAGLKRGIEQKLDEARWTLEGEAERQVTAGKCRGAVRLEETGRRPRGPWVAPVEPGEYELSAGFGGSGERWANRHTGQDFAVGIGAPVRAVGAGRVVRVTCGQGFGIEIVVKHAGGKERGVGKEADVYYSQYAHLAAVTVDQGDKVRPGQWLGQAGTTGNSTGPHLHFEMRLTPDLGSGVDPKKWLAERGVKL